gtcgtgtcccaatgggacgcgataaatcgatccccgagaggtcgatttctacccgccgattcaggcgggtagtatagacctagcttgagagtctctctctctctctctgtgctctGGGCTAGATGCTGGGCCCATGCTGATTCCCGTGATGTTCCCTTTCCCCGGCAGATCCTAGCTCGGGAGTGAGCCACCCAGCCTGTGGTTCCCTCTCTAGTCTGCTCACACTCTCAGTCCTTTGATATGCCCAGGTGTCCATTAATCTATCATCTGACCCCTCTTAGCCCCACCTCCTCAGGCTGGAAGCAACTAATTAATTCAGGCACAGGTGTGGCTGGCCTCATTTCCCCTTAGGGAATGTCTGCACAGTAACTAGACACCCCAGcttgcctgtgccagctgacttcgGCTCACAGGCTTGGGCCGGGGGGCTGGTTCAtggctgtgtagacttccgggctcaggctggggcccaggctctaggaccccgAGGGGTAGGAagatcccagagctcgggctctaGCAACACCATTGATGATGCTTGTTACCATAAAGTGGTGAACCTTACGTTTTCCATTCATTAGGCGCCGGGAGCTCAGTGGGGAAGCATGCCCtgtctgcacagcagagaggaagGGGAGACAGTACCTCATCTAACTCAATAGTTAAACTCAATAGTTCAACACAATAGACTCAATAGATGGTGTGGATGGACTCCAAAAAGCCCTGTCCACTCTTCCATGGCAAGGCCTGTGtgcagaggcagattaaggtttcctggggccctgggccagagcaagtggggggctcCTCCTTCCACCTGCGGTcccgcccctgttccacccttccATCtgcagccctgcccacagccccacctctttctgccccttccctgggacCCTGCCCCTGTTCCACTCATGGTCCCCCCCATTCTGCCCACTCCACAACctgtttgctcctttctgccccccccaCACTGCTGGGGGGGCTTCCCCCATCCCGCAGTTTCTGCGGGGGATGGGCTGCGTTGCTGCCGGCGGGGGGAAGGGGCTTCTCCCTTCCCATGGCTTCTgctggggatgaggtgggggAGTGCTGCCAGGGGGGCTTCCCTCATCATGCGGCTTCTGCGGGGGATAGGGTCGGGGGCAcaggggcttcccccaccccacccactggGCAGAAGTTATGGGCCCCCAGTTGGCTGGGttcccagggcctgggccccatGGGctcagtggctaatctgccattGGCTGTGTGATAGTGACCATGGTGTGGAACATCAGCCAGTGGAGGCCATGAGTGCGAGAAGTAGGGGGAGAGCCCCAAAGAGCTAACCAGGGACACATGAAACTTCCATCTTTCATAAGACACCTTAGTTTAGTTCCAATTTCCCCTGACTATTTATGCTCATATCCATCACCTGAGCGTGTGTAGGGTGAAGTGAAGCCAACAATGCAATGCTTTCCCTCCCCTGATCTCCTGCCACCACCTTTGCACATGGAAGAATAAATATTAAACTCAAAACTAAAAATGTCCAGAATTTAGAAACAAATGTGAATGGTGCAGTGTGTACAAAATCGCACAATCAAGTGAAAATCCCCTGACATTTATGGGCATGGACCATCCCAGTCGGGGAGTCCCTGGGAGAGGGGACTTTATCAATACCCTGGTGTGACTGTACTAATCTTGGCCTCCCCTAGAAGGAGGCCCTTTAGCCATAGCTTGGGGTTCAGTGAAAGGAAAGTGGCTCCCTTGCGAACTTCAGCAGCAGCCTGGTGCTAGTTGTTCCGACCTGTGGCTtcgaggaggggggaaatgaccACTAACCTTCTATGGTTGTTGGCGAATGGGGACTTCTGATGTGTGTCCTATGGAAGAGGGTCTGCATTATCACTGACCGGGGGTGCAGTAGGAGGGGATGTCTCAAAGTGGGGgtactttggcccagatcctcaaaggtatttaggatcaatgggagttatgtgcctaaatatctttgacgATCTGGGCCTTTATCATTAACCCTGGCTGGGAAAGTCCTGATCTGAAGGGTTTTTGGGGAAAATGGCACAGTGATGTTTGCAAAATAGTGTCCTGTGAAAAGGAACTGCAGGTTTTCTACAAATGGCAGTTCTGTTTCACTGTTGTCTCTCCTCAGATTTCCACTCAGCGTTGGCCGAAACCTGCTGCGTTCATTGTGAAGCTCTCAGGCCTGTGACATCAGGGCTCAGAGAGGGGAACTGCCCCGTCTCCTGTTCAGCATGGCCAAGGTAAACAGTGGGGCTCTTCAAGGGCCAGGCAAACGTCTGTTAACGCCACCTGTTCAAGCAGCGATAGGGGGAGATTTAAAGGATGGTACCCGGGTGACAATAGTGATGGCTGGCTCTGTCACCAGGATGGCTGGCTGGCTAGGAAGATGAGAATCACAATGATGACATATTGATCTCTCAGAGATTGATACGCGAGGAATGTATAAAAGAAGAGGTCCCTTCTCAGCCCTCCATCAGGCTGGCAGGCTCCTCCAACGTTGATCAAGTTTCCAAGGAGAAGAGGAGTCTGGGAGATGCATCCCCGGGTTCTGGTGTGCATCCTGGCAGTGCTTTCAGCAGCCTGCCGCATGGACGCTTATCCCATGTATCCTGAGAGCGATGGGGTGCAAGGTAAGAGCCATTACTGAGTCTTTCTTTCACTTGGTTGGCAGCACCGATAAGCCAGGCAGAGTTTAGTCAGTGTCCTAATGGGCAGGTCCTGTCCAGCTCCAAGTGGAATCAAACCAAATCTGACATTTAGTTTGGCATCGAACGCTGGAAAGTGCATGCAAACTTGCCTGCATCTCCCTGCTTTGGTCTTAGACCTGGTTTGATTTGGTTCATCAGAACCACAAGCTAGCATGCCAGAATTTTTCTACAGCCAGTGAGATGGACTGTGCTGGTCTGGTTCTGTGTATAACTGGGTCAAATTTAGAGGTGAGACAACAGACCCTGTTCTTAGGCTCAAAtaggcagtgtggcctaatgaATTAGGCAGTGGACTGGGACTCACGAGACCAGCattcaatttctggctctgccactgaccagctgggtgaccttgggcaagtcactgcctctgtgtgcctcggtttccccatttggGGTTAATGATACTGACGACCTTTGCAAATTGCTTTGAAATTTGCTGATTAAAAATGCTGCATAAGGgctagaattatttttaaatgactaaaGACCAGTCTACTCATGAGCAACCTGATCTCATTGatctgttgttttttaaaacaagacaCAGGTAGCTGAGTTcaggtgaggtgctcagatgtgcCTGTGGTGAGAGCCCTGCATACCCTATAGGTAGCCAGACAGAAGTAAATATACAACGACCCCATGGAGAATGGGAGATTACATAGGCATTTCTGGCTTCTAAACAGGAGATCTGGAAACCACAGCTCATGTGTAAAGCAATTTTCTAGAGTTACCACCCTTGCTAATAACTAATATAACTAATGTCTGACTATGAACACCATATATGGGGCCAGTCCTGCATCCCTGGATCAGTTTGTTTGCACTCAGGCGAAGTTCTCAGTGGTGTATCAGTGGGAATTTGCCCCAACCAGGGCTGTGAGACTTGGGATTTGTAATTAACGTTATTTGTACCACATAAGTTAGAAACATCAGGATTCCATCATTTGGTATTTTACAGGGCAGCCGAGTAGAAAgcaatgtggcctagtggctagaacaCCACACTGGGCATTAGGAGACCAGGCTTTGATTTCCGGTTATGctactgcatgaccttgggcaaatcccttcaCCTCCCCGTGCCCCTCTAAAACGGGGTAATGGCATGCCCCTCATCACGTGTGACGCGCTTGGCGATCTACACATGACAAATGCGCTGTGAGAGCTGGGTGTCGTTACTGGCCTATTGAAGGCTCGTGTGTGGGGGAGGATTTCAGGTTGGAGTCCAGTGGTGAACAGTGCCTGTGGGGATCAGTGGCTTCCCCCCCAGAGATTCAGTCTGTAAGTTCCATTAATGACCAAGGTGGTGATCGTGAGCTGCAATCAAAGCTGCCTCTTCAAGATCCCACTGATGTTCTGTGGAAACCTTTGAACAAATGTTATCTGGAGAGACCCCAGGCCTGATTCCAAGTCAGGATCAGATGAGCTAGAAGGAATATGTTGAAGTACAGGTCTCTTTGGGAGAGAACAAAAGCCATAAGGGAAACTATGAAAACCACAAACAGGCCCAATGCTCAGCATTCCTGAGCATCTGTAAATCCCACTGAAGGcagtgggtaaaatcctggccccagtgaaattaatgggagttttgctgctgactttaatgaggccagaatttcatcctacAGCAGCTGCTGGGACTCAGCTGGTGCCAGCCCCTGTGGCCGTAGAGGATGGATACAGAAAAGCGATAGCAGTGCTGATGCATATTGCATTAGAAAGCACTGGACACACACTGATCTTTCTAATTAGTGATCCGGGATGTCTTGGAGGCCGGGGAAGAGCTCAGTTATCCAACAGGTTGATTGCTCAGTCACTGGTGTCTTTTTGCTGTTGCCAGTGGCTCCTCTGCATGTCTTTGCCCCTCTGCTACTTGGTCCTTCTGGACACTGGCATCCAGCAGTATGTGGGAGGGATCTGAAATTTGGTATCACCAGCTGTGCCCAGCCCTCTCTTTAAGCTTCTGCTGCCTACCCCCCATGGATGGCTCCTAAGTGAGCAGGAACAGCTCTGTCCCCTCGGAAGGATCCGCTCAGGGCTTCCCTGCTGCAGACTTGGGCAGTGAGGGAcgtgggggcagcctggggggaaATACTGCCTGAGTGCCAAGTCACCACAGCTGACTGCCAAAGCTCTAGATTTCTAGGTGCCCAGAAATGCCAGTGACAAAGCCATAAGGTGCCCTCTCTAGGGCAATAACCACATCCCTTTGGAACATCCCTTCCCACCTAGCCTGGCTGACAGTGGTCACTACAGCTGTGGCCCAAAGTACTTCATCCCACCAGAAGCCAGAGTGCATTTCCTGTGGGGCATGGGACAGAGATCAGGCCATGAACTCAGATGTCCTTCCTGGCCATGTGATATACCCACAGCCACGAGTGACGAAAGATTCCAATACCACCCCTCACAACATATCAAAttcctctgcctgtctgtctgagGAGCATGACTGTCCTAAAGTACCAGGAACCTTGTGATAGTTTCTTTATTTAACCCAGATTTTGTTCCTACGGATTTTAACTTGGCGGACAATGCAGTTGGGTTCATACCTGATAACACCCCTTCCACTGGGCTCAGGCAGTCcaggagatatcccatctcctagaactggaagggaccttgaaaggtcatcgagtccagccccctgccttcactagcaggaccaagtactgattttgccccagatccctaagtggccccctcaaggattgaactcacaaccctgggtttagcaggccaatgctcaaaccacagtcTGAACTcagttctctctgctctagaAGAAGGAATAAGCCAGATTCAGAAAGCTGGCCCTTGGAAGGGTGAGTACCCAGAGTCTTTGGCACCTGCCTTCTGCTCTCCTGGCCCTCATTTGTGTCCTGTGCTCTGTCCCCTGAAAGAGGAGAATTTCCTTTGGTCTCATTATGACACTGcaaggtgcaatccagaccagtgaaggGCTGTGTCACcgcctgccctgcaacctggggtgcctcacagtgccttgctgctgtagctcctacCTGGGCCGCTCACAACCAGCCAGACAGTATGCAGGTCACTCCCTGCGTGTCTGTGAGTACAgtcctggtccagcaactctgaccctagcagcctgtcagcaacagaCCTGCCACACACTGGCTCCCAGCGGCCTGGATTACTACCTGCACTCCTGCAGtgtgaccccaacacactgccAGGCCCGGATTTTATCCccaaatgtgtgttctgcactgtctggccctctcctggacagttcagctaGATTACGTCCATTGCTCCTCTAAGGGGATCAATATACAGCAGTTTGCCACTTTAAATGAATTTATCCACACAGTTCACAACTCTGGatcagttttgattaaagaatgaaacaaattgatttaactacaaggagataggttttaagtgagtggccttaaaatcagaaatggttaccaGAGAAATAAAGTGAAAATACTTTCTAGGGCTAAACTCAACTAACTAGATGTAAGCgagggaatggtcccgctattgtggggaactttcctggcttctgcactaccctggtgaagtgggctagcgaaaggatctgagtccttgctcccacttcctttacccagaggcctccctgcccttgaggactccccttccactctcctgtctggcagaatcCTCATAAACCCCGACaaagctgggcccaggattcctggggggcttgacccccaaccctgctttggtcacccaggacaggggctagggtgtgcccactccggggtactctctctgcactgggcaccgcCCTGACCCACTGTGGCCACacactctcaggctctaggtggcaggacccttcttcccagcatcgccCCCACCCtgtcagggttacgatccccctccaagtctggcctgctgaggcgtctccctgtgctgggcccactgcccagggtccccctcactctccccagctgctcaccacactcagctccggactgctccagccccagctccagctccacactgcctcagcacggctgctgctgctgctctgccttcagctccctgggctgcttctctggcctctctgtctctggttgctacagctctgctcccaggacaggtctgctctgcaggctgcttctgtgactctgctcccagctctgacctgcttcctcgCTGCTtgcctggcccctctggctctggcttttgggctgcagctctgctcccagcagcttggctttggcccctgctctctccttagctcggccccattctgtctgactcaggcaattccagctcacacggggGACAGGacacccctggcctcctgactccctgactagcctgcccgccctgtcaatcaggctgatctggagcattggcctctctccattgtgctgggagctagcgaaccaaaacacccccactgaatgttagtatgggggcaacagtccccttacattgaCTTGACTCAAGGTGAAGTCCCTTACCACATGTTTCTAGTAATGCTGCTGACCAAACTTTCAGGCCAGGACCTGCTTCCAAAATCCAATGGCTGCTTCTTTTGTCGTCTCAGCTGAAAAAGAAGGGGCTGGACAGGGAGAGTCATGGAGTCTCTTCATGAAAGAGGCTTCatgctgttgtttgctaaaatgcagatttgCTTTGTCTCCCTCTTGTTGTCTCAAAGACCTTGGTTAGCACTtacatgtaaattgaggtaaattcACACTCCTTTGTTTAGTGTGCTAAACTTGTGTCACGCTGCTTGACCGGTCCTCCCTAACTGGGGCTGCTTCTGAACATATGCCACCAACATCACTCAGGGGGAATTAATAACTTTACAGATAATGTTGCTGCACACATTTCGCCATGATACTATTGACCAGTGagttgttagttttcaaatgatagctcacaaggcatattttgcacaaagattattacagtcaTGTGTAGGGGGTGAAGACGGGGTGCATTCCATCACACCCATTTGATTGTTACCCAGTCTTTCTATTGGAAAACCCAGTTGCTCTGTGTTCTGTTGACGATGGTGTTGCCATAGATATTTTGTCATTTCAGGAGGCAAAGAGACTTCTCCGGAGGACGCCCCTGATAACCTGGTGAGTGAGAGAGGCAGGCATTGTTGCTGTTTTTCACTATGGAGTAGTCAGCCTTGTTTGGGATGCCAAGTCCCAAATGATCAGACCCAGGGCCAGTCATTCTGGAGTAGGCCAGGTGATGGAGAAAGCAGTTTTGAGGTCTAGGGGCTGTAacagggcactgctggagggaagcTCACACTGTTGGGAGTTTAATCTGTCATTGGCAGGACCCCGCTGTGCAGACTTGGGGCACCAATATGAGGGAGCTctcactggccctgctgccaggggGCTGGAATCCAAGCAACATGCTTGCAGCTTGCAGTGCTGCTGAGGCAGCCTCTTCACTAGCATGTATGATTGGGAGGTGAGGAGGGAAAGGGTTCCAAGGAGGGCACTTTCTCCCCAGCGGAGGGCTGTTGTCAGCCAGCATGGCTCTGTGTCTTTTCAGGTGAACGATGTCAAGATGATCCTGTGGAAACTGGTGGCCACAGACCAGCTCCAGAGCCAGGGATTCACCAAATCAGAGCAGCCCCGACAGAAACCCAACAAGCGAGGTGAGCACTTAGCTCTTGGGGAGCCACAGAGCCAACCTGAGTCtccaggaggggaaggggcagtttGCTGAGTGTGGTTCCTTGTTCTCAGGGGCCAGACGTCTGGTCTGTCAGGGTGGGATGCTTGTCACCTGCTGCAGGAATCGAGCAGAGCGTTAGTTTTTCCGTCTCTGGGAGCGGGTTGGAAGACCAGTGGTAGGAGCTGAAGGAACTTTCCCCAGTCAAGTCGTGAAAAGGAATTGTAGGGGTAAGTGCAATTCATGGAGAGTGGGGACTTGAAACAGCTCCCCGAGTACCTTCCACTCCTTTGAGGAGGATAGAAACGCTAGATCCCCTTGCTCTGGCTGCTTGTGAAACCTGCCTGAAGTGACTGCTCAAAGGACTGACAACAGTCAATTACTCCATGGACAACTCAATAAAAATGTCAAAGGACTCGACTGGCCATATTGAGCAGCAGTGACTTGGCGTGTGAGGCAATTGGCTCCCTCCTGTGCCAGCAAAACCATTGCATCCCAGAGAGGATTCATCCCAGGGGATGGGCAGGAGGTGATCCCAGGGTAATTCCTCAGCTCCCACAAGTTTCTGTAGATGAACCCAGCTGGGTTCACTAGCTGCTGTAGCTATACCCACTCTGTAGGGGTCACAGCCTGGACTTGGGGCTGCACTGCCTGTCTGCAGGTCCCTGGGTGAAAGGAAGACAGTAGGTATCTTGCACAACAGCAAACCTGACAGACTCCCTGCACCAGGCCTGGCTCCTggagtgaatctggcccagtatgttCTGGGAATGTTTTACTTGATGACTAAAGATAGAATGTTGCCTGTGGTCATTTCACTGTCAGCATAATGTGAACAGCTGGCTGAGCACCAGCTCCAAGTCTCCTCCAAAATGATCCtgataaactggagaactggtctgaaatcaacaattcaataaagacaagtgcaaagttcttcacttaggaaggaaaaatcaaatgcaaatctacaaaatggggaataactggcagtACTGCTGGAAAGAATCTGGGGGTTAGAATAGATCACAAATGAAATGAgagccaacaatgtgatactgttgcaaaaaaagacaaTCATCATTCTGGGGCATATTAACAGgactgtcatatgtaagacatgggagctaattgtcctgctctactcagcactggagaggcctcagctggagtactgtgccatGTTCTGGGCagcacactttaggaaagatgtggacaaattggagagagcccagaggggagcaacaaaaactatcaaaggtttagaaaacctgacctgtgaggaaaggatacaaaactgggtgtgtttagtctggagaaaagaagactgcagGAAGGTCTgatcagtcttcaaatatgttcaggactgttctaaagaggacagggatcaattgttctccacctCATCTGAGGGTGGGACAAAAGATAATCAGtttaagctgcagcaagggagatttagggttAGGtattgaggcctggtctacactacgactttaatttggatttatcagctttaattcgaatttaccctgcaaccgtccacacaacgacgctatttatttcgatgtaaagggccctttaaatcgatttctgtactccaccccgatgagtggagtagcgccaaaatcgattttaacatttcgaattagggatagtgtggccgcaattcgatggtattggcctccgggagctatcccacagtgcatcattgtgaccgctctggacagcaatctaaactcggatgcactggccaggtagacaggaaaagccccgcaaacatttgaatttcatttcctgtttgcccagcgtggagagcacaggtgaccacagatagctcatcagcacaggtaatcatgcaggctgataatcgaaaaagagcaccagcatggaccgtacgggaggtactggatctgatcgctgtatggggagaggattcagtgcttgcagaacttcgttctaaaagacaaaatgccaaaacttttgaaaaaatctccaagggcatgatggagagaggccacaatagggactcagatcagtgccgcgtgaaagtcaaggagctcagacaagcctatcaaaaaacaaaggaggcaaacggtcggtccgggtcagagccacggacatgtcgcttctacgccgagctgcatgcaattctagggggggctgccaccactaccccacctgtgatcgtggattccgggtcggggatagtctcatcagctacacctgaggattctgccaatgggggagaggaggaggaggaggaggaggagcttgcagagagcacacagcactccgttctccccaacagccaggatctttttctcaccctgactgaagtaccctcccaaccctcccaagccagtacccaagactctgaccccatggaagggacctcaggtgagtttaccttttaaaatataaaacttgttttaaaagcaaacggtttttaatgattactttgccctgaggacttgggatgcattcgcggtcagttcagctactggaaaagtctgttaacatgtctggggatggagcggaaatcctccagggacatctccatgaagctctcctggaggtactccaaaagccttgccacaaggtttctgggcagtgcatccttattccgtcctccatggtaggacacttgaccacgccatgcttgcagcaagtaatctggtatcattgcctgacaaagcctggcagcgtatggtcccggtgtttgctggcattcaagcaacatccgttctttatcttgttgtgtaatcctcaggagagtgatatcactcatggtaacctggttgaaatacgggaacttaattaaggggacagaggtgtccgttcctactgggctgtttgcctgtggctgaaaataaatccttccctgcagttagccaagcgcagatgggaaattggccctgagcttttcgcgtttggctagcagggatcttccctgttaccagccacgcggtggggggaggggtaccgtgatcatcccagagaattcatggcgggaggggggcggcggcggggggtggtggttagtttggttcctgcagggatcttccctgataccagccacgcggtggggggggagggatacagcgatcatcccagagaattcatggcgggagggggggctggggtggttagtttgttttctgctgctgctgaatgttaacagaaaaaccgcagcactctacaggctatgcttggtatgtgggaaaggagggcacagaagctgtaagacaatggcttaccatggccgcatgcaagccgaattctgttgcccagacctgtgatctctagcagcaaagccacaggcactcagcattaagaggcaaaatgcgaccttgcacagaaatcacatgtgctatgtaatgtgaatagtgttggtcaccgtgaaagagtataaggaTTGTTCTGCAAAacgtagctttttaaacaattctctcttttttcccctccctacagcagctgcaaattcctcaagcctccctcctccatcccgaaggctatcacagataaggcgtcgtaagaagagaacgcgagacgagatgttttctgaaattatggaatccagccgcagtgacagagctcatctgaatgagtggaaggaaacggtttcaaagtataggaaagaagccagtgaacgtgaggacaggagggaccaacgtgaggacatgagggaccaacgtgaggacaggagggaccaacgtgaggagaggagggaccaacgtgaggagaggagagacgatcgagataagaggtggcggcaggaagatcagaggaggcaggatgcaacgctggggctgctgcgtgagcaaacagacatgctccggcgtctggtggagcttcaggaacggctgcaggaaaacagactgccgcttcagcccctgttccaccctcccccctccccatgttccgtatcctcctcactcagacgtgtaagaacgcgggggggcgggggggaggctccgtacaccttcccattccaccccagtagacagcccaagcaaaaggctgtcatttttttaaccttttcttagtggctttttccttcccagcaaacctcctcccaaataccacccgggttccctccctctttttctaatctattaataaagaataaatgatttttaaatgatagtgactttatttggtttgaaagaaagctgggggaagggggagggtgggttcctcacagaaaatcagtcaataaagggggcgggttttcatgaaggagaaacaaacagatatttcacactgtagcctggccagtcatgaaactggttttcaaagcttctctgatgcacagcgcttcctggtgtgctcttctaatcgccctggtgtccgGCTGCGTGTAAttagcagccaggcgatttgcctcagcctcccactccgccataaaggtctcccccttactttcacagagattgtggagcacgcagcaagcagaaataacaatggggagatttctttggctgaggtctgagcgagtcaataatgatcgccagcgaccttttaaacggccaaatgcacattctaccaccattctgcacttgcttagcctgtagttaaacagctcctgactcctgtccaggctgcctgtgtatggcttcatgagccatggcattaaggggtaggctgggtccccaagaataactattggcatttcaacatccccaacggttattttctggtccggaaagtaagtcccttgctgcagccctttaaacagagtagtgttcctgaagacgcgagcgtcatgaacccttcccgcccagcccgcgttgatgttggtgaaacgtcccttgtgatccacaagtgcttgcagcaccattgaaaagtaccccttgcggtttatgtactcggtggcttggtgctccggtgccaagatagggatatgggttccgtctatcgccccaccacagttagggaatcccattgcagcaaaaccatccactatggcctgcacatttcccagagtcactaactttcgtagcagcacctgagtgattgctttggctacttgcatcacagcagcccccacagtagatgtgcccactccaaattgattcccgactgaccggtagctgtctggcgttgcaagcttccacagggctatcgccacgcgcttctcaactgtgagggctgctctcatcttggtatcctggcgtttcagggcaggggacagcaagtcacaaagttccatgaaagtgcccttacgcatgcgaaagttccgcagccactgggaatcatcccacacctgcagcactatgtggtcccaccagtctgtgcttgtttcccttgcccagaatcggcgttccatggatagaatctgccccattaacaacatgatctctaaagcaccggggccc
This region of Chrysemys picta bellii isolate R12L10 chromosome 9, ASM1138683v2, whole genome shotgun sequence genomic DNA includes:
- the LOC135973363 gene encoding trichohyalin-like; protein product: MQADNRKRAPAWTVREVLDLIAVWGEDSVLAELRSKRQNAKTFEKISKGMMERGHNRDSDQCRVKVKELRQAYQKTKEANGRSGSEPRTCRFYAELHAILGGAATTTPPVIVDSGSGIVSSATPEDSANGGEEEEEEEELAESTQHSVLPNSQDLFLTLTEVPSQPSQASTQDSDPMEGTSAAANSSSLPPPSRRLSQIRRRKKRTRDEMFSEIMESSRSDRAHLNEWKETVSKYRKEASEREDRRDQREDMRDQREDRRDQREERRDQREERRDDRDKRWRQEDQRRQDATLGLLREQTDMLRRLVELQERLQENRLPLQPLFHPPPSPCSVSSSLRRVRTRGGGGEAPYTFPFHPSRQPKQKAVIFLTFS